In Eubalaena glacialis isolate mEubGla1 chromosome 4, mEubGla1.1.hap2.+ XY, whole genome shotgun sequence, one DNA window encodes the following:
- the LOC133090496 gene encoding LOW QUALITY PROTEIN: Golgi phosphoprotein 3-like (The sequence of the model RefSeq protein was modified relative to this genomic sequence to represent the inferred CDS: substituted 2 bases at 2 genomic stop codons) encodes MKGNWTVAVNIEGETWNSLKLQYQLRNVQEXLAXNLVEKSVLTTGKQNFLLLDMTTHPLTNNNLKQRLIKKVQEAVLDKWVNDPHRMDKRLLALIYLAHASDVLENAFAPLLDEQYDLATKRVRQLLDLDPEVECLKASTSEVLWAVVAAFTK; translated from the coding sequence GTGAGACATGGAATTCATTAAAACTGCAATATCAATTAAGAAACGTGCAGGAATGATTAGCTTAAAACCTGGTAGAAAAGAGCGTATTGACAACCGGGAAACAGAACTTCCTTCTTTTAGACATGACGACACATCCCCTCACCAACAACAACCTTAAGCAGCGCCTCATCAAGAAGGTGCAGGAAGCCGTTCTCGACAAATGGGTGAACGACCCTCACCGCATGGACAAGCGCCTGCTGGCCCTCATCTACCTGGCCCACGCCTCGGATGTCCTGGAGAACGCGTTCGCGCCCCTCCTGGACGAGCAGTACGACTTAGCCACCAAGCGGGTGCGGCAGCTCCTGGACTTAGACCCTGAGGTGGAGTGTCTGAAGGCCAGCACCAGCGAGGTGCTGTGGGCAGTGGTGGCCGCCTTCACCAAGTGA